A region of Rubrobacter calidifluminis DNA encodes the following proteins:
- a CDS encoding glycine-rich domain-containing protein has protein sequence MPLEPIDNTRGAGEKIRLAFDKVNRMFTELYSQDRVTSVNNYTGAVTLTYTDVNAAKTLQIDVYTTPGNYTWTMPQNAKIVEIIGVAGGGGGGSGRVSASGTVACGGGGGASGGVFDVRIPASSLGATEQLSVGAGGAGGAAVTTNDTNGSNGSAGGHTWFGGTSIGNASTTGIFRAIGGNGGSGGTTSSGAGGSTIAGTQIANGAGGAANTSGGAGAAGSNAAGGGGGGAGGGVNTTPAASAGGAGGGTAGLWASGNPAGGAAGGSAGTAGYPIRTLMGPAAAFGGGGGGSSINSNGGNGGAGGYPGGGGGGGGAALNGYSSGAGGKGGDGMLVVVTYF, from the coding sequence GTGCCACTTGAGCCCATCGACAATACTCGGGGAGCCGGCGAGAAGATCCGTCTCGCCTTCGACAAGGTCAACCGGATGTTCACGGAGCTCTACTCGCAGGACCGCGTGACGAGCGTCAACAACTACACCGGTGCGGTGACGCTGACCTACACGGACGTAAACGCGGCGAAGACCCTCCAGATAGACGTATACACCACACCGGGGAACTACACCTGGACCATGCCGCAGAACGCCAAGATAGTGGAGATCATCGGGGTCGCCGGGGGAGGCGGCGGCGGGTCCGGGAGGGTTAGCGCCTCCGGGACCGTGGCTTGCGGAGGAGGAGGTGGAGCATCCGGGGGAGTCTTCGACGTGAGGATACCCGCCTCCTCTTTAGGCGCAACAGAGCAGCTCTCGGTCGGGGCTGGCGGAGCCGGGGGTGCCGCCGTGACGACGAACGACACCAACGGAAGCAATGGAAGCGCGGGCGGGCACACCTGGTTCGGGGGCACCTCTATCGGCAACGCCTCAACCACGGGTATCTTCCGGGCGATAGGAGGTAACGGAGGCTCGGGCGGCACGACCTCCTCCGGAGCTGGAGGCTCCACCATAGCGGGTACCCAGATAGCAAACGGAGCGGGCGGGGCCGCCAACACCTCCGGCGGTGCGGGGGCGGCCGGATCTAACGCCGCAGGAGGCGGCGGAGGAGGAGCAGGTGGAGGGGTAAACACGACCCCCGCTGCCTCAGCCGGTGGTGCGGGAGGAGGGACGGCCGGTCTCTGGGCTTCCGGCAACCCTGCGGGTGGTGCGGCCGGGGGTAGCGCCGGTACTGCAGGATACCCCATAAGGACGCTCATGGGGCCTGCTGCGGCCTTTGGAGGCGGTGGCGGAGGCTCCTCGATCAACTCCAACGGGGGCAACGGAGGGGCAGGCGGCTACCCCGGAGGCGGGGGAGGCGGAGGTGGCGCGGCCCTCAACGGGTACTCCTCCGGCGCTGGCGGAAAGGGAGGGGATGGCATGCTGGTAGTCGTCACCTACTTCTAG